From the Sanguibacter sp. HDW7 genome, the window CCGTGTCGGTCGACGACGTGCTCGACCACATGCTTCCCGAGGACTGGCGCGAGGACGATCACGTGCCCGACGCGCAGGTGGGCGGTGGTGGCCGTGGCTGAGCGTCTCGACCAGCCCAAGGGCAAGCGGACGTCGCTGCGGGAGCGGATCCTGCCGCGGCGCCGCAACGACGACTCGTTCGGGCGGGCGTCGGAGGGCATCGCGCGGTTCATGGGGACGCCGCGGTTCCTCGTCTACATGACGATCTTCTGCGTCGTGTGGCTCGTCTGGAACACGTGGGGACCCGAGAGCCTGCGGTTCGACTCGGTCGCGATCGGCTTCACGCTGCTCACGCTCATGCTGTCCCTGCAGGCGTCGTACTCGGCGCCGCTCATCCTCCTCGCGCAGAACCGGCAGGACGACCGGGACCGC encodes:
- a CDS encoding DUF1003 domain-containing protein, with protein sequence MAERLDQPKGKRTSLRERILPRRRNDDSFGRASEGIARFMGTPRFLVYMTIFCVVWLVWNTWGPESLRFDSVAIGFTLLTLMLSLQASYSAPLILLAQNRQDDRDRVSAEQDRQRAERNLADTEFLAREMAALRIALGEVATRDFVRSELRNLLEEIEAGREAAERDAAGREAAERGADGAAVDRAAREAALRDLTGDSEG